ATACCCGTGCTGCCCCTTACATACAATTGCGAGGTCATCTTCTACGATCAGTGGTGACTGAATGCACGGCTTATTTTTTCAACGCAACAGGCAGTCGGTCCCGCAGCAGTCAACGCAATTGGCAAGTGTCGGTGGAATATATTCCTTCAACCATTGCAGCATCACGGTTTAAACCGTGAACCACGATGGAGGCAGCCATGCGCAGAAGAAGCTTCTTACAAACAGGTGCCGCGGTTCTGGCAGTCGCGGGTGTGGCGCTGAGCGGGTCCGCGGTCACGATGAGTGACGCCGTTGCCGCCGAATCCAACGCGTCGAAGCGGCAGGTCATCGATGCCAAGGTCAACGAGACCCTGTCGCGGCTGTTCGAGACGGTCAAAGGTTCGAGAGAACTCGTCGACAAGGCGAACGGCGTACTCGTGTTCCCGTCCGTGCTCAAGGTCGGCTTCATCGCGGGTGGCCAATACGGTGAAGGCGCTTTGCGGGTGCACGGGAAATCGGTCGGCTACTTCAAGACGATATCCGGGTCGTTCGGCTTGCAGGCGGGTGCGCAGTCGAAGGCCATGATCTTTCTGTTCATGACGCAAGAGGCGCTCGACAGCTTTCGCAAATCCAACGGATGGTCGGTCGGTGGCGAAGGTTCGGTCGCGCTCGTGAAGGTCGGAGCGAACGGCACGATCGATACGACAACAGCCACCGAACCCGTCCAGGCGATCGTGCTGACGAATGCAGGT
The nucleotide sequence above comes from Paraburkholderia youngii. Encoded proteins:
- a CDS encoding BPSL1445 family SYLF domain-containing lipoprotein translates to MRRRSFLQTGAAVLAVAGVALSGSAVTMSDAVAAESNASKRQVIDAKVNETLSRLFETVKGSRELVDKANGVLVFPSVLKVGFIAGGQYGEGALRVHGKSVGYFKTISGSFGLQAGAQSKAMIFLFMTQEALDSFRKSNGWSVGGEGSVALVKVGANGTIDTTTATEPVQAIVLTNAGLMADVSLAGTKVSRLKI